One window from the genome of Candidatus Binataceae bacterium encodes:
- the fsa gene encoding fructose-6-phosphate aldolase — protein sequence MKFFIDTADINEIREAVSWGLVDGATTNPSLIAKTGRPYADVLREICDAVDGPVSAEVVATEAAAMLEEGERLARLHPNIVVKCPLIVEGLKATRALSKRGIKVNVTLAFSPLQGLAAAKCGATYVSPFVGRLDDIGHDGIGMVEQLVRILHNYAYPTQVLVASIRNPTHLLRAAESGAHVATIPFNVMKQMLHHPLTDSGLEKFLADWRATKQKI from the coding sequence ATGAAATTCTTTATCGATACCGCCGACATCAACGAGATCCGCGAGGCCGTCTCCTGGGGGCTGGTTGACGGCGCCACCACCAATCCCAGCCTGATCGCCAAGACCGGGCGGCCCTACGCCGACGTCCTGCGCGAGATCTGCGACGCGGTGGACGGTCCGGTCAGTGCCGAGGTGGTCGCCACCGAGGCCGCCGCGATGCTCGAAGAGGGCGAGCGCCTCGCCCGCCTGCATCCCAACATCGTGGTCAAGTGCCCGCTTATCGTCGAAGGCCTAAAGGCCACGCGCGCGCTGAGCAAGCGCGGCATCAAGGTCAACGTGACGCTCGCCTTCAGCCCGCTCCAGGGACTGGCTGCGGCCAAGTGCGGCGCGACCTACGTCTCGCCCTTCGTCGGCCGCCTCGACGACATCGGGCACGACGGGATCGGGATGGTCGAGCAGCTCGTGCGCATCCTGCACAACTACGCCTACCCGACCCAGGTGCTGGTCGCGTCGATCCGCAATCCGACCCACCTGCTGCGCGCGGCCGAAAGCGGCGCCCACGTCGCCACCATCCCGTTCAACGTGATGAAGCAGATGCTGCATCATCCGCTGACCGACAGCGGACTGGAAAAGTTCCTCGCCGACTGGCGCGCCACCAAGCAGAAGATCTGA
- the folK gene encoding 2-amino-4-hydroxy-6-hydroxymethyldihydropteridine diphosphokinase: protein MPHRAFIGIGTNLGDRAANYREAVQRIGTLPGTRVVRQSSIYETEPVGELKGPFLNGVVEVETELGPDALMRRLLAIERIMGRKRVRGRKPARGKYRPRIMDLDLLFFDNEIIDTRTLKVPHPRLHERRFVLAPMSELAPALIHPKLNASISELLAALKSPYRVTLARADLLRPPSAVGGGVASR, encoded by the coding sequence ATGCCCCATCGGGCTTTCATCGGAATAGGAACGAATCTCGGCGACAGGGCGGCCAATTACCGCGAGGCGGTCCAACGCATCGGGACACTGCCCGGCACTCGGGTCGTGCGCCAGTCGTCGATTTATGAAACCGAGCCGGTGGGCGAGCTTAAGGGGCCGTTCCTCAACGGCGTGGTCGAGGTCGAGACCGAGCTGGGCCCGGACGCGCTGATGCGCCGGCTGCTGGCGATCGAACGAATCATGGGGCGCAAGCGGGTGCGCGGACGCAAGCCGGCCCGCGGCAAGTACCGCCCGCGCATCATGGATCTTGACTTGCTCTTTTTCGACAACGAGATTATCGACACCCGGACGCTCAAGGTGCCGCATCCGCGCCTGCACGAGAGGCGCTTCGTGCTGGCGCCGATGAGTGAACTGGCGCCGGCGCTCATTCATCCGAAGCTCAACGCCTCGATTTCGGAGCTGCTCGCCGCGCTCAAGTCGCCGTACCGGGTCACGTTGGCGCGGGCGGATCTGCTGCGGCCGCCGTCCGCCGTAGGGGGAGGGGTAGCCTCGCGATGA
- a CDS encoding LL-diaminopimelate aminotransferase, with the protein MQIKPAARLGLLPPYLFAELDRLKKEVQQKGVDVISLGIGDPDLPTPAHIVARLQQAAAEPVNHRYPDYEGLERFRAAATEWYRRRFEVALDPRREACALIGSKEGIANFPTAVVDPGDIVLIPDPGYPVYYSGCVFNGGEPYFMTLRRPNGFLPDLGAIPAEVARRAKLMWLNYPNNPTAATAERAFLQDAVNFCLKHNIILAHDFAYSEIAFDGYRAPSVLEVDGARECAIEFHSLSKTYSMTGWRVGFAVGNAELIAALGKVKTNIDSGVFQAVQEAAIAGLEGGEETLQRYCAIYQQRRDLMVGALQRLGLECERPRATFYVWAAVPRGYTSASFAERVLKETGVVITPGSGFGKGGEGFVRFSLTVSSERLNEAVQRIQTLRL; encoded by the coding sequence GTGCAGATTAAGCCCGCCGCCAGACTTGGACTGCTGCCGCCATATCTGTTCGCCGAACTCGACCGGCTGAAAAAAGAGGTCCAGCAAAAAGGTGTCGACGTAATTAGCCTGGGCATCGGCGACCCCGATTTACCGACGCCCGCCCATATCGTCGCGCGCCTGCAGCAGGCCGCTGCCGAACCCGTCAACCATCGCTATCCCGATTACGAAGGGCTCGAGCGCTTCCGCGCGGCGGCCACCGAATGGTACCGGCGACGCTTCGAGGTCGCGCTCGACCCGCGGCGCGAGGCTTGCGCACTCATCGGCTCCAAGGAAGGAATCGCCAACTTCCCCACCGCGGTCGTCGATCCGGGCGACATCGTGCTCATCCCCGATCCCGGCTATCCGGTCTATTACTCGGGATGCGTGTTCAACGGCGGCGAGCCGTACTTCATGACCCTGCGCAGGCCCAACGGCTTCCTGCCCGATCTCGGCGCGATTCCGGCCGAGGTCGCACGGCGGGCCAAGCTGATGTGGCTCAACTATCCGAACAATCCAACCGCGGCGACCGCCGAGCGCGCCTTTTTGCAAGACGCGGTCAACTTCTGCCTCAAGCACAACATCATCCTCGCCCACGACTTCGCCTACTCCGAGATCGCCTTCGACGGCTACCGCGCGCCCAGCGTGCTCGAAGTGGACGGCGCGCGCGAGTGCGCGATCGAATTCCATTCGCTGTCGAAGACCTACTCGATGACTGGATGGCGCGTTGGGTTCGCGGTCGGCAACGCCGAGCTGATCGCGGCGCTGGGCAAGGTCAAGACCAACATCGACTCGGGCGTCTTCCAGGCGGTGCAGGAGGCGGCGATCGCGGGACTCGAGGGCGGCGAAGAGACGCTGCAGCGGTATTGCGCAATTTATCAGCAACGGCGCGACCTGATGGTCGGCGCGCTCCAGCGCCTGGGGCTGGAATGCGAGCGGCCGCGCGCTACTTTCTACGTCTGGGCCGCGGTTCCCAGGGGCTACACTTCGGCCTCGTTCGCCGAGCGCGTGCTCAAGGAAACCGGCGTGGTGATCACTCCAGGCTCAGGATTCGGCAAGGGCGGTGAAGGATTCGTTCGCTTCTCACTGACGGTGTCCAGCGAGCGGCTCAACGAGGCGGTGCAAAGAATCCAGACGCTGCGGCTCTAG
- a CDS encoding cytochrome c3 family protein, with protein MNLNLNRTLLTLSLLMFVGGLSVIAFSQRPWAPRYDVDQPIPFSHRIHAGVNKIPCQYCHEYARRSQTSGAPPVQRCVGCHGSQKTGGLLPVTRPWTDDTQPSFEIRWNRVYTLPDFVRFTHRPHINAGLACQTCHGPVETMDRVQPVHEINMGFCIDCHTKRGATQDCYVCHH; from the coding sequence ATGAACCTCAATCTCAACCGCACCTTGCTCACGCTGTCGCTGCTGATGTTCGTCGGCGGGCTCAGCGTGATCGCTTTTTCCCAGCGGCCGTGGGCGCCGCGCTACGACGTCGACCAGCCGATCCCGTTCAGCCACCGCATCCACGCCGGCGTCAACAAGATCCCCTGCCAGTACTGCCATGAGTACGCGCGGCGCTCGCAGACCTCGGGCGCGCCGCCCGTCCAGCGCTGCGTGGGATGCCACGGCAGCCAGAAGACTGGCGGCCTGCTGCCGGTAACTCGGCCGTGGACCGACGATACCCAGCCGTCGTTTGAGATTCGCTGGAACCGGGTCTATACCCTGCCCGATTTCGTGCGTTTCACCCATCGCCCGCATATCAACGCCGGGCTGGCCTGCCAGACCTGTCACGGCCCGGTGGAGACGATGGATCGAGTGCAGCCGGTGCACGAGATCAACATGGGCTTCTGCATCGACTGCCACACCAAGCGCGGAGCCACCCAGGACTGCTACGTCTGCCATCACTGA
- a CDS encoding molybdopterin-dependent oxidoreductase, translating into MSEGLSRRSFIKLAATAGAAAAIPGCEPAARQLIPYVVPDENVIPGVPSFYATVCNECPAGCGVVARVREGRAIKLEGNPADPISQGSICARGQAALQGLYNPDRLARPERRAEGGTFQTLNWEEALKQFNDRLAAAAKAGRNRVALIAAPLGPTQTKIAKMWLAAYGSERMVTYERVGGEHAARAAAKACFGRDELPIYRIDQAQALLSFDADFLGTWGSPVEYHRQYAAFRTPRRRRGQLTLARATYVGPRMSMTAAKCDEWVAAAPGSEAAIALSVLNVLVKQGWVSHDSGVDLDALRQFVADYDPATVAQKTGVPAEAITRMGESFGQAESAVALAGTDDPALHTAVFILNAVTGNIGKTVVFAEGAPAPAASSPEEVEALIKAMAGGEIDALVIAGGNPAFSMPAALKFQEALKKVGFVAWLGDMPDETAALAHLRLPTDHPLETWRDTQPRAGIHGLGQPVMARVFDTRPLGDILLASAHAGGASSQQVPWENTADAVNATWQDLAKASGAANFPEFWEKTLRDGGLFAEAKPSAVTLDKAVFQAKPQVAAAGGLVLAAFPHMFFYDGRGANKPWLQEIPEPVAQFVWDAWVQIHPETARNLGVSQNGMVELSTAAGAIALPAYVSEHVRPGVLAVPTGQGHTAYGRYANGKGANAWALLAGWEKSATVKARPTGDVRKLISPLYSADQMERGIVQTVSIDDLAKGVVPASDEPKPPQPYEFYAPFEYPKHKWGMTIDVNACTGCSACVAACYAENNLYVAGKDAIERGRIMSWIRVERYFPKEQGEGPLMYVTPMLCQQCDRAPCEPVCPVFASAHTNEGLNQQIYNRCVGTRYCNNNCPYKVRRFNWFAPEWDEPLNLQLNPDVSVRGAGVMEKCSFCIQRITHAEITALIEKRPVRDGEIQPACVQACPSKAMTFGDENDPQSAMMRRRVDNNLRRYVVFEDLNVGPNVVYLRDIYQGKGKA; encoded by the coding sequence ATGTCAGAGGGTTTGTCCAGGCGGTCGTTTATCAAGCTGGCCGCCACCGCCGGCGCGGCGGCGGCTATTCCGGGCTGCGAGCCGGCCGCCCGCCAGCTGATTCCCTACGTCGTCCCTGACGAAAACGTCATCCCGGGCGTCCCGTCCTTCTACGCCACGGTATGCAATGAATGCCCTGCGGGTTGCGGCGTGGTGGCGCGCGTGCGCGAGGGCCGGGCAATCAAGCTGGAGGGCAACCCGGCCGATCCCATCAGCCAGGGTTCGATCTGTGCGCGTGGCCAGGCCGCGCTCCAGGGCCTCTACAATCCCGACCGGCTGGCGCGACCGGAGCGCCGCGCCGAGGGCGGGACGTTCCAGACGCTCAACTGGGAGGAGGCGCTCAAGCAATTCAACGACCGGCTCGCCGCCGCCGCCAAGGCCGGCAGGAACCGGGTCGCCCTGATAGCCGCGCCGCTGGGGCCGACCCAGACCAAGATCGCGAAGATGTGGCTGGCCGCCTATGGTTCGGAGCGGATGGTGACCTACGAGCGGGTCGGCGGCGAGCACGCCGCGCGCGCTGCCGCCAAGGCCTGCTTCGGGCGCGACGAGCTGCCAATTTACAGGATCGACCAGGCGCAGGCGCTGCTCTCGTTCGACGCCGATTTTCTCGGCACCTGGGGCTCGCCCGTCGAGTACCATCGTCAGTACGCGGCCTTCCGCACGCCCAGGCGCCGGCGCGGACAACTGACGCTGGCGCGCGCGACCTACGTCGGCCCGCGGATGAGCATGACCGCGGCCAAGTGCGACGAATGGGTGGCCGCGGCTCCCGGCAGTGAGGCCGCCATCGCGCTAAGCGTGCTCAACGTGCTGGTCAAGCAGGGGTGGGTGTCGCACGACTCGGGTGTTGACCTCGACGCGCTGCGCCAGTTCGTCGCCGACTACGACCCCGCCACCGTCGCGCAGAAAACCGGCGTGCCGGCTGAGGCGATTACCCGGATGGGCGAGTCGTTCGGCCAGGCTGAGAGCGCGGTGGCGCTCGCCGGCACCGACGATCCAGCGCTGCATACCGCGGTCTTCATCCTCAACGCTGTCACCGGCAACATCGGCAAGACCGTAGTCTTTGCTGAAGGCGCACCTGCGCCCGCGGCCAGTTCGCCCGAGGAAGTCGAGGCGCTGATCAAGGCGATGGCGGGCGGCGAGATTGACGCGCTTGTGATCGCCGGCGGCAATCCGGCATTCTCGATGCCGGCGGCGCTGAAATTCCAGGAAGCGCTAAAGAAGGTCGGCTTCGTGGCTTGGCTGGGCGACATGCCCGACGAGACCGCCGCGCTGGCCCATCTGCGCCTGCCCACCGACCATCCGCTCGAGACCTGGCGCGATACGCAGCCACGCGCAGGTATCCATGGATTGGGCCAGCCGGTGATGGCGCGCGTGTTCGATACCCGCCCGTTGGGCGATATCCTGCTCGCGTCGGCGCACGCCGGCGGCGCAAGCTCCCAGCAAGTGCCATGGGAGAACACGGCCGACGCGGTGAACGCCACCTGGCAGGATCTCGCCAAGGCGAGCGGTGCAGCCAACTTCCCTGAGTTCTGGGAGAAGACGCTGCGCGATGGTGGCCTGTTCGCCGAGGCCAAGCCTTCAGCGGTCACGCTGGACAAGGCGGTCTTCCAGGCCAAGCCGCAGGTGGCGGCGGCGGGCGGGTTGGTGCTGGCGGCCTTTCCGCACATGTTTTTCTACGACGGTCGCGGGGCCAACAAGCCGTGGCTCCAGGAAATTCCGGAGCCGGTCGCGCAGTTCGTCTGGGACGCGTGGGTGCAGATCCATCCGGAAACCGCGCGCAACCTGGGCGTTTCGCAGAACGGGATGGTCGAGTTGAGCACGGCGGCGGGAGCGATTGCGCTGCCCGCCTATGTCTCGGAGCACGTTCGCCCGGGCGTGCTGGCAGTGCCCACCGGCCAAGGACACACAGCTTACGGGCGTTATGCCAACGGCAAGGGCGCCAACGCGTGGGCGCTGCTGGCGGGATGGGAGAAGAGCGCGACGGTGAAGGCGCGACCCACCGGCGACGTGCGCAAGCTGATCTCGCCCCTGTACAGCGCGGACCAGATGGAGCGCGGAATCGTTCAGACCGTCAGCATCGACGACCTCGCCAAGGGTGTCGTGCCGGCATCCGACGAACCCAAGCCGCCGCAGCCCTATGAGTTCTACGCGCCGTTTGAATACCCCAAACACAAGTGGGGGATGACGATCGACGTCAACGCGTGTACCGGATGCAGCGCCTGTGTGGCGGCTTGCTACGCCGAAAACAATCTGTACGTCGCGGGCAAGGACGCCATCGAGCGCGGGCGCATCATGTCGTGGATCCGCGTCGAGCGCTACTTTCCCAAGGAGCAGGGCGAGGGGCCGTTGATGTACGTTACGCCGATGCTCTGCCAGCAGTGCGACCGTGCGCCCTGTGAGCCCGTGTGTCCGGTGTTTGCCTCGGCGCATACCAACGAGGGGCTCAACCAGCAGATCTACAACCGCTGCGTCGGCACCCGCTACTGCAACAATAACTGCCCTTACAAGGTGCGCCGCTTCAACTGGTTCGCGCCGGAGTGGGACGAGCCGCTCAATCTGCAGCTCAACCCCGACGTCTCGGTGCGCGGCGCGGGCGTGATGGAAAAGTGCTCGTTCTGCATTCAGCGCATCACGCACGCCGAGATCACCGCGCTCATCGAGAAGCGTCCGGTGCGCGATGGCGAGATTCAACCGGCGTGCGTGCAGGCCTGCCCGTCCAAGGCGATGACTTTCGGCGACGAGAACGATCCGCAGAGCGCGATGATGCGCCGGCGGGTCGATAACAATCTGCGCAGATACGTGGTCTTCGAGGATCTCAACGTCGGTCCCAACGTGGTCTATCTGCGCGACATCTACCAGGGGAAAGGAAAAGCGTGA
- the nrfD gene encoding NrfD/PsrC family molybdoenzyme membrane anchor subunit: MAAAVDINLEPTYADIDRSVRAIMAPPGYKYWIWVGFLSALVALAIALWTRQIYEGLGVTGMGNPTMWAVYITNFVFWVGIAHSGTLISAILYLFRTRWRTAVYRAAETMTIFAVATAGLFPIIHLGRPWFFYWLAPYPNERYLQPDFRSPLVWDFFAISTYFTISACFWFTGLIPDVANARDVATGWRKTLYKILAIGWQGTDRQWRNFSMAYLLMAGLATPLVLSVHSVVSWDFAMAQLPGWHSTIFAPYFVAGAIFSGVALVITLLIPMRWIMGIEDLITPWHLDNLAKVVLLTSLIISYSYGVESFIAWYSHDPIEMATFHMRYFGPWGWMFWVMVFCNCVAPLALFSPRVRTTPIPLFIVTIFVNIGMWFERFVIIAGSLATNFEPSTWRFWHPSFTEIMITVGAFAWFLLLFSLFARFMPIISMTELKEGITWLKQALRLGYAKAA, encoded by the coding sequence GTGGCTGCCGCAGTCGACATTAATCTGGAGCCGACCTACGCCGACATCGATCGCAGCGTGCGCGCGATCATGGCGCCGCCGGGCTACAAGTACTGGATCTGGGTCGGCTTCCTCTCGGCCCTCGTGGCGCTCGCGATAGCGCTATGGACCCGCCAGATCTACGAAGGCTTGGGCGTCACTGGGATGGGGAACCCGACGATGTGGGCGGTGTATATCACCAACTTCGTCTTCTGGGTCGGTATTGCTCACTCGGGCACGCTGATCTCGGCGATCCTTTACCTGTTCCGCACTCGCTGGCGCACCGCGGTCTACCGCGCGGCCGAGACCATGACAATTTTCGCGGTGGCCACCGCCGGGCTGTTTCCGATCATCCATCTTGGCCGGCCCTGGTTCTTCTACTGGCTGGCGCCGTATCCCAACGAGCGCTATCTCCAGCCCGACTTCCGCTCGCCGCTGGTGTGGGACTTCTTCGCGATCAGCACCTACTTCACGATCAGCGCCTGCTTCTGGTTCACCGGCCTGATCCCCGACGTCGCCAACGCGCGCGACGTCGCCACGGGCTGGCGCAAGACCCTTTACAAGATCCTGGCGATTGGGTGGCAGGGGACCGACCGCCAGTGGCGCAACTTCTCGATGGCGTACCTGCTGATGGCAGGGTTGGCCACCCCGCTGGTGCTCTCGGTGCACAGCGTGGTCAGCTGGGACTTTGCGATGGCGCAGCTGCCGGGCTGGCACAGCACCATCTTCGCCCCCTACTTCGTTGCCGGCGCGATCTTTTCAGGAGTGGCGCTGGTCATCACGCTGCTCATCCCGATGCGCTGGATCATGGGAATCGAGGATCTGATTACGCCGTGGCATCTTGACAATCTGGCCAAGGTCGTCCTGCTCACCTCGCTCATCATCAGCTACTCCTATGGCGTCGAGTCGTTCATTGCGTGGTACAGCCACGATCCGATCGAGATGGCAACCTTCCACATGCGCTATTTTGGGCCCTGGGGATGGATGTTCTGGGTGATGGTGTTCTGTAACTGCGTCGCGCCGCTCGCCCTGTTCTCGCCGCGTGTGCGTACCACTCCGATTCCGCTCTTCATCGTCACCATCTTCGTCAATATCGGGATGTGGTTTGAGCGCTTCGTGATCATCGCGGGCTCGCTTGCGACCAACTTCGAGCCCAGCACCTGGCGGTTTTGGCACCCCTCCTTCACCGAGATAATGATCACGGTGGGCGCCTTTGCGTGGTTCCTGTTGTTGTTCTCGCTGTTCGCGCGTTTCATGCCGATCATCTCGATGACGGAGCTCAAGGAGGGCATTACCTGGCTCAAGCAGGCGCTGCGCCTGGGGTATGCGAAAGCGGCATGA
- a CDS encoding DUF3341 domain-containing protein, producing the protein MNGEIELVGAFADEEQLVHCIGQLRQTRARFRVFSPIPSEKINEAIYERPSFVRWWVLLGGISGAISAFALTIGTSLEWNLVAGGKPIASLPPYIIIAFEMMVLFGGLSALGGWILLSNLPSFEPFAGYRERFSGDEFGLVVRCAEADAARMESMLREAGAQEISREAA; encoded by the coding sequence ATGAACGGAGAAATCGAACTGGTAGGAGCCTTCGCCGATGAGGAGCAGCTCGTGCACTGCATCGGGCAGCTCCGGCAGACGCGCGCGCGCTTTCGGGTCTTCTCACCGATCCCGAGCGAGAAGATCAACGAGGCGATCTACGAGCGCCCGAGCTTCGTGCGCTGGTGGGTTCTGCTCGGCGGCATCAGCGGCGCGATTAGCGCCTTCGCCCTGACCATCGGCACTTCGCTGGAGTGGAACCTGGTTGCCGGCGGCAAACCGATTGCCTCGCTTCCGCCTTACATCATCATCGCCTTCGAGATGATGGTGCTGTTCGGCGGGCTGTCGGCGCTCGGCGGCTGGATTCTGCTCTCCAACCTGCCGTCCTTCGAACCGTTTGCTGGTTACCGCGAGCGCTTTTCGGGCGACGAGTTCGGCCTAGTGGTGCGCTGCGCCGAGGCCGACGCGGCGCGGATGGAGTCGATGCTGCGCGAGGCCGGCGCGCAGGAGATCAGCCGCGAGGCGGCCTGA
- the coxB gene encoding cytochrome c oxidase subunit II: MKPPLRFMTKASLASALLALAAALAGCAKQYPMDTLSNGSDYAVKIHSLYVFVNWIDAVIMLIVLVTAFLALFWFSTRVGEPGEPSSVTSDLRLEVAWTAIPALILVMISVPTIRTIWQTQPDKWPADALTINVIGHQWWWEFQYPQYGIDTADEVHFPVGRVIHFTLRSGDVIHSFWIPAMGGKRDVIPGQINEITFTARETGEFPGQCVEFCGTSHANMRLRAFSQTPEDFAKWVKAQQAPPVTPKEGTPAAAGAQVFADAPCAICHTVKGLSGFSKEYAGTYKGPDLTHFGSRTTLAGSILTNDPHNVAMWIQEPDRVKPGAMMPTLGVKGKDLNDLVAYLESLK; this comes from the coding sequence ATGAAGCCCCCGCTTCGCTTTATGACCAAGGCTTCGCTTGCCTCAGCGCTGCTCGCGCTGGCCGCGGCGTTGGCCGGCTGCGCCAAGCAGTATCCGATGGATACGCTGAGCAACGGCTCGGACTACGCGGTCAAGATCCATTCGCTGTACGTCTTCGTCAACTGGATCGACGCCGTGATCATGCTCATCGTGCTGGTCACCGCGTTTCTCGCGCTGTTCTGGTTCTCGACCCGGGTGGGCGAGCCGGGCGAGCCCAGCTCGGTCACTTCCGACCTGCGGCTGGAAGTGGCATGGACCGCGATCCCGGCACTCATCCTGGTGATGATCTCGGTCCCCACCATCCGCACCATCTGGCAGACCCAACCCGACAAGTGGCCGGCCGACGCCCTGACCATCAACGTCATCGGCCATCAATGGTGGTGGGAGTTCCAGTATCCGCAGTACGGGATCGATACTGCCGACGAGGTTCATTTCCCGGTCGGGCGAGTGATCCACTTCACCCTGCGCTCGGGCGACGTGATCCACAGCTTCTGGATCCCGGCGATGGGCGGAAAACGCGACGTTATCCCGGGGCAGATCAACGAGATTACGTTCACCGCGCGCGAGACCGGCGAGTTTCCCGGCCAGTGCGTGGAGTTCTGCGGCACTTCGCACGCCAACATGCGGTTGCGCGCCTTCTCCCAGACGCCGGAGGATTTTGCCAAGTGGGTCAAGGCGCAGCAGGCGCCGCCGGTGACGCCCAAGGAAGGCACGCCGGCCGCCGCCGGAGCGCAGGTCTTCGCCGACGCGCCGTGCGCGATCTGCCACACGGTCAAGGGGCTGTCGGGCTTCTCCAAGGAATACGCCGGGACCTATAAAGGCCCCGACCTCACGCATTTCGGCTCGCGCACCACGCTGGCCGGAAGCATTCTGACCAACGATCCGCACAACGTGGCGATGTGGATCCAGGAGCCGGACCGGGTCAAGCCGGGCGCGATGATGCCGACGCTGGGCGTCAAGGGCAAGGACCTCAACGATCTCGTCGCTTATCTCGAGAGCCTGAAGTAG